From the genome of Chelonia mydas isolate rCheMyd1 chromosome 2, rCheMyd1.pri.v2, whole genome shotgun sequence, one region includes:
- the SKIDA1 gene encoding SKI/DACH domain-containing protein 1 — MGDLKSGFEEVDGVRLGYLIIKGKQMFALSQVFTDLLKNIPRTTVHKRMDHLKVKKHHCDLEELRKLKAINSIAFHAAKCTLISREDVEALYTSCKTERVLKTKRRKISRALSTKDLQPEHTSPDPYSSFWKENKLWLGLNESAQPLPVRRKALRPGDTGLLPASDLPHILSKYTGHSYPEIARSPCKPPLHYETAPIVGNYVTFHSDPPYFRSVLCSKHPAAAAAYYYQSAAAMAQTKLAAAAAAGSPVGLTYRYKRKRPCEAAQKDCVLNTPSSARRLLIVPRPCKPKGAAAGTAACLERFHLVDGFCTSPQQPPQQPLGSFPESCSSDSESSSYSDHVANDSDFGSSLSSTSNSVSSEEEEEEEEDEEEEGSGVSDSSEVSSEEEDTTSDSDSSSVSSQVSVQSIRFRRTSFCNPPSVAQANFLYHLATAAPTKSPAFEEAGRLPDLQSAQRGVKSELPEEWSHQSWASQAPPVCCSSSLGSCFAEIRDDRVSEITFPHPEFSNNVKSTDLTINCAAKGASSPSPKTNNAFPQQRILREARKCLQAPTTHCADNNTIAARFLNNESSPTAANSEEDSKIPLCIEFATDLPSLQTDRASTTAAAELECTDPGNKALPFLHNIKIKIEDSSTNEDYEPDLSKHKLKCECNDTKDEFNGVTESNNPEVLLTAQEDSACTEKETTSLNTLTQSQVLSCTLGTPKPEDGEYKFGARVRKNYRTLVLGKRPVLQTPPVKPNLKSARSPRPTGKIETHEGTLDDFTVTNRRKRVASNVASAVKRPFNFMANFPCPPSLIIGNDGDLLPAYSLNTTKDSQPPHKAHPVWKWQLGGSAIPLPPSHKFRKFN, encoded by the coding sequence ATGGGAGACTTGAAGTCGGGTTTTGAAGAGGTGGATGGCGTGAGGCTCGGCTACCTCATCATTAAAGGAAAGCAAATGTTTGCACTCTCTCAGGTTTTTACAGACCTGCTCAAAAACATCCCGAGAACTACAGTGCACAAGCGAATGGatcatttaaaagtaaaaaagcaTCACTGCGACCTGGAGGAGTTGAGGAAACTCAAAGCCATCAACTCCATCGCTTTCCATGCAGCCAAATGCACACTGATATCCAGAGAGGacgtagaagctctttacacttCTTGCAAAACGGAACGAGTCCTTAAgacaaaaaggaggaaaataagCCGGGCATTGTCAACAAAAGATCTCCAACCGGAGCACACATCCCCCGACCCCTACTCCAGCTTTTGGAAAGAGAACAAACTTTGGCTGGGTTTGAATGAATCGGCTCAGCCTCTGCCAGTTAGAAGAAAAGCTTTGCGTCCCGGGGACACAGGCTTGCTACCGGCCTCTGATCTACCTCACATTTTGAGTAAATACACTGGTCACAGCTACCCAGAAATCGCTCGGTCGCCTTGCAAACCCCCTTTACACTATGAAACCGCCCCGATCGTGGGCAACTATGTCACCTTTCACTCGGATCCCCCTTACTTTCGGAGCGTCCTTTGCAGCAAGCACCCGGCGGCTGCGGCTGCTTATTATTACCAGTCCGCCGCCGCCATGGCTCAGACCAAGctagcggcggcggcggctgccggGAGCCCTGTGGGTTTGACTTACAGATACAAAAGGAAAAGACCGTGTGAGGCCGCCCAAAAGGACTGTGTATTAAACACCCCCAGCAGCGCCAGGCGGCTCCTGATCGTGCCCAGGCCCTGCAAGCccaaaggagctgcagcaggcacgGCCGCTTGCCTGGAGAGATTTCACCTCGTCGATGGCTTTTGCACTTCTCCGCAGCAGCCGCCGCAACAGCCTCTGGGCAGCTTCCCCGAGAGCTGCAGCAGCGACTCGGAGTCCAGCTCTTACTCCGACCATGTGGCCAACGACTCGGACTTCGGATCCAGCCTCTCCAGCACCAGCAACTCCGTGTcctcggaggaggaggaggaggaggaggaagacgaggaggaggaaggcagcgGCGTCTCGGACTCCAGCGAGGTCAGCTCCGAGGAGGAGGATACGACCTCCGACTCCGACTCCAGCTCGGTGTCCAGCCAGGTCTCGGTGCAAAGCATCCGCTTCAGGCGAACCAGCTTCTGCAACCCCCCCAGCGTGGCCCAGGCCAACTTCTTGTATCATTTGGCCACGGCCGCCCCCACCAAATCGCCAGCTTTCGAGGAGGCAGGCAGGCTTCCCGACCTCCAAAGTGCTCAGCGTGGTGTCAAATCGGAATTGCCAGAGGAATGGAGTCATCAAAGCTGGGCATCCCAGGCACCTCCagtgtgctgctccagcagccttGGAAGTTGCTTTGCTGAGATAAGGGACGATAGGGTATCCGAGATCACATTCCCACACCCTGAATTTTCCAATAATGTAAAGAGTACTGACCTAACAATTAACTGTGCTGCAAAGGGGGCCTCTTCACCTAGCCCAAAGACAAACAATGCATTTCCACAACAAAGAATACTCAGAGAGGCAAGGAAATGCCTTCAAGCACCAACTACACACTGTGCAGATAACAATACAATAGCTGCTAGGTTCTTAAATAATGAATCTTCACCAACAGCAGCAAACTCAGAAGAAGATTCCAAAATCCCTCTTTGTATTGAATTTGCCACGGATTTACCCTCTTTGCAAACCGATCGTGCTTCGACAACAGCGGCAGCCGAGCTTGAGTGCACTGATCCAGGCAATAAGGCATTGCCATTCCTGCAcaatattaaaatcaaaatagaGGATAGCAGTACGAATGAAGACTATGAACCTGACCTTTCAAAACATAAGCTAAAGTGTGAGTGCAATGATACTAAGGATGAGTTTAACGGTGTGACTGAGAGTAATAACCCGGAGGTTTTATTAACAGCCCAGGAAGATTCTGCATGCACTGAGAAAGAAACCACTTCCTTAAACACGCTGACTCAGAGTCAGGTCCTTTCATGCACTTTAGGTACTCCAAAACCTGAGGATGGGGAGTATAAATTTGGAGCGAGGGTGAGAAAAAATTACAGGACATTGGTTTTGGGAAAGCGACCTGTACTGCAGACTCCTCCAGTCAAACCAAATTTGAAATCAGCTAGAAGCCCACGTCCTACAGGTAAAATTGAGACACATGAAGGAACACTGGATGATTTTACAGTTACCAATAGACGCAAAAGGGTAGCCAGCAATGTAGCATCAGCAGTGAAAAGGCCGTTTAATTTCATGGCAAATTTTCCCTGTCCACCGTCACTAATTATTGGCAATGATGGGGATTTGTTGCCAGCTTATTCCTTAAACACCACTAAGGATTCCCAACCACCTCACAAGGCCCATCCTGTATGGAAATGGCAGTTGGGCGGTTCTGCAATACCTCTTCCACCTAGCCACAAATTCAGgaaatttaattaa